The Colius striatus isolate bColStr4 chromosome 13, bColStr4.1.hap1, whole genome shotgun sequence genome includes the window GATTAAACATTATTATTGTCTTTACTCAGCCAACCCTTTTGTCTTAGGCTCTaaacaactgttttctttcacattcaTTGCAGAAATTGGTGTTGACTAGCAGTGCCAGTGTAGTTTTTGAGGGCACAGACATAAAAAATGGATCAGAAGACCTCCCTTATGCAAAAAACCCCATTGACTATTACACGGAGACGAAGATCCTACAGGAGAAGGTATTTGTCATCAGATGGTTGACATTGTGATTTCTTGATGCTTAAAACAGCCCTTCTAAACGTAGGGCATGCCCTAGGGGACATGACAGATCCTTCAAGACTGAACAGATCTCTGTTGTCCAGGATCTCTCATTAAAAAGGAGCATCTTGTTCTTACAGTTGCAAAGAGAATCTGGGCAGAATCAGCCATGTTTAGCAATGCTTGTGCTAGAGTTTTCTGACTATAACTGAAATTGGAAATTCCTGTCTTCCAGACAAAAGAATCTGATTTTAGCCCCTATTCTCAGCACACAGGCTGGTGAGTCCTGGATTCATTTGCTCTGTTACAGAGAAATATGGCAGGTGGCTGCCTCTTGCATCTTTTTCAGATGTCCCATGTTCTTTTCCCCAGGCATGTCCATGGCTTGGCCCAAGGGATGCTTTCCAGGCAGCTCTCTAGCTGTCCAAACACTTAAGTACTTATTTAAGTCATTTTTGCCTGGTGAAGCTTTCAAGTAGTGTATTCACTTAATaacaaaggaataaaataaagcTGTGACATAAATTACTGGGGAAGTTGAATGAAACAGTGTGCTACACTACAGAGGTTGTTTCTAGAGAAAGAACTGGCAGAGATGTTGCTTCTGTTGCAAGAACCAGGTTATAGTGTCACTCCTTAACTGATCCAGCTGTGTTTTAAGAGCAGTTGAGGGGAGTATTTTGCCTTTCTCTGCCCTTCTTGGAAGGCTGTTTCAGAACTCCATTTACCTGATTTGCAGCCTGAAGTTACAGTTGGGATTGTGAACAAGTCACTGGGGAAGAAGGTGAGATGGAGATGTGGAGTGAGTTAAGGAGCATGCCAGCCTAATAACATGTTATCAGCTAATGCTATTGGCTCTGTAAGGAAAATATTCTTGTTAAAAAAGATCTGAAAGCTTTCTCTACATCTGCATGTCTGCTATTTGGTCATTTGCAGATCACCAGTTGTCTGATCTATTCCAAGTTCTCAATACTGCAGTATCTATGGTTTAAATACAGTATGACAACATTTtaaatcaaagcaaacaaacagttTCAAACCTTTTTCAGTGGCTTGCAGTTTCTGTTGTGGAAAGAATCTGTGCTTTTTGTGCAAGAAGAACTTAGACTTGCTTCCACACTGAAGCTGACATTGCATCCTCTAAAGCAGAGTATTAGCCTTGAAGAGTTTTTCTTACCTTCTTTGAAAAGAGCTTAATTGAAACTGCAGCATAGAACCAGCTGTTCATTCACAAGCATAGCCACTTTGCAGTGAAGTGGACTAATCAAGTGGAAGCTTAGTAGCAATCAAATCTAGCCCAAAATGCTTGTAATTACATCTTTGATGTGAGTGAAACAGGGAAAGTAGTCAGTGTACATTTGTATGTGTTGTTCTCGGATTTGTAATAGGAAATGCACCAGCTGTTAAAAATGAGTAGAACATGTTGTTTGGAAACTCCCAGTAGCATTAAACCATCTTCAAAGATGCCTTGCTAAATCTGCTTAGCCCATGGTGCTACCAGGAAGATGGGATCATACCCCTTCTGAATGGGAAATCTTCCACTGGTTGATGAGAGAGACAGAGGCTGAATTGCTTCATGTCCTTCTTTTTTCCAACATGTCTATAAAGAGTTAATGGAGTGAAGGAACTTTCAAAACTCCTTTGCTTTTGATGGTGCTAAATGAGAGAAGCAAAGAGTTCCCTTCCTTTGCCTGTCAACTAAGTGTTCAGTAATGAAAACAGGTCCCAGAGATGGGAACAAAGGAAGCATCATTTGTAAAGATGTGAGTGGTCAGTAATTCTTCCACTGATGTCTTCCCAGGAAGATGGGGGAACACCCACCCCCTTTAGTGATGTCCTTGGAATATATTACTAAGTTTTATTTTCCctcccagcctttcctcctcattttgtgaccattTTCCCTACAGGAGGTGCTCAGTGCAAACGACCCAGGCAATAATTTCTTCACTACTGCTATTCGTCCCCATGGAATATTTGGTCCTAGAGACCCTCAGCTGGTTCCCATCCTCATCCAAGCAGCTAAGAGTGGCAAAATGAAGTTCATAATTGGGTGAGTCAGGCTCAGTTCTTTCATAGCTTCTGTTAAAACTGATGTTGAACCTAATATGTAGGGACTTTGTCTCTCTGGCAGGATATAGCCTGAAGTTGCAGCACAAGAGTGTGGGAGAGGAGAAAACTTGGAATAAATATATCTTGTGTGAAAGTCCTTCCTTTTGCCACAAGCAGTTTTCTCAGCCTAACTTGCCTTAGGGCTAAACTACTTCCTTttgtctgtgcagggatggaAAGAACTTGGTAGATTTCACCTATGTGGAAAATGTGGTCCATGGACACATCTTAGCTGCAGAAAATCTTCAGAAAGACTCTCCTCTGTGTGGGAAGGTAAGGAAAGACCTAGTGAGGGGAGGGAAGTGGTGTCCCCTAGCTGAACTTTCATCTGCAAGCCTTGCTTGGCTGCATGTGTCTACTCAGTAATTCATGCTGATTTTTGTCTGTACTGACATCTATCTTGGAGAGGAGTGGAACTAACACACATTAAAtaggtcattttttttcctgtctgggGGTACAATGAATGGTTGCTCAGCTGGTTGTGTGCAACCACATAGGATAAAATGGATGAATATCCTTTAACCTGGTGCTATAAAACTCCTTCTGAAAGGCAATCTAGGCAGAGTTGTGGGCAGCTAAGATGTGTACATAAGAAACAGTAATTTAGCTTTTATGATAGAGGCTGGAACAGGAGGAACTTCTAAATTTTGATGGCACTGCTGTGCTCTGGCATGCACCTTACACACAGCTGGGATGCTTTACTGCATTACACTGTGTTGTGACATTCAATTTGATCATTTATGAGTGATCTTCACCTCTGGGGTGTAGGAAGCAGCTGCCTTGCTTAGAAAAGAAGGAGTTTGTGGCTTtttagacagaagtggtcagTGCAAAGCAGATTCTCGTGAAAATGTGTTCTCAGCCAAATCAGGGATGTCATTCTCAGCATGAACATGAGATGGGTCATCTCAGAGGCAAATTCTTGAAAACTCTAATGATTTTACCTCTGGCTTTTTGTCTTCCTCTCTTTCAGGCATTTCATATCACAAATGATGAACCAATTCCTTTCTGGGCTTTCATGTCCCGTGTCTTGACTGGCTTGAACTATGATCCTCCCAAGTACCACATTCCTTATTGGCTGGCATATTACCTCGCCCTACTCTTGTCTCTAGTGCTGGGGGTGCTAAGTCCACTGGTCACCATCAAGCCCACTTTTACCCCTATGAGGGTGGCACTGGCTGGAACATTTCACTACTATAGCTGTGAACGGGCCAAAAGAGCCATGGGCTACAAACCAGTGGTGAGCTTGGATGAAGCAATAGACAGGACTGTGCAGAGCTACCCCCACCTACGCCGGGTGAAGGCCTGAGAAGCCCTAGATGGACTTTTTTCTACTTGATTTTCGTCATTGCTTTGACATCTTAACACAAACATTGAAGCAAATGTCACTAATGCTCTGGAACAGAAGGTTTTCATGAAGTCCctcctcatcatcatcatcatcaagGCAGCTTTATCTGGGTTGATAAACTCAAGTAGGAGCTGTGCTAACACTCTTCTTTGATGTGACTTCTTGTTTTGAAACGGCTCCTGAGCCTTATGGACTATGAATAAACACCCTGCTGTGCCCTCTTCAATCCCAACCCAGCACATCAGCATTCCTGCATCTTCTTTCTCCACCCTTGTCCTCTGTTTTGTTGCTCTGGTGATAACAGTTGCCTCTTCTCATAGCTGCACATTGGGTCATGAAATACCTCTCACCACTGGTTCCTCTctgatttggcttttttttgatCTATACAagagtgatgaaagagaggcttgtgccaaaaaaaaaggagttctGCCAGCATCCCTTAAAACATTATTCCCTCCATGGCTGGTGGGTGATTTCTTACTGAGGCATCAGAAGGAAAGCTGAGGAAAGGCATGCCAGGCCTCTCTTTGTGAGGAAACATGCCTTTGTTTCTGAAGGAACCTGTTtctaagtaaaaaaataactcAAATCAAGAAGAAATGACTTCCTAATTCCGTGTTTCATCTTTGAGAGGTCAGATCCTATTCTGAACATCTCAGCATAAACATGATAATAATCATTCCCTGTGTTGGGGAGAGAAATATTTACTGTGGCTGTTGTCTGTCAGCACATACTATTTTCCATAGCTCACTCCCCTTAAGAACAACGTTGGCTGGAAGATCCAACTGCCCAAAGCTCTCATCTTGTCTGACATGTTATTGCTGGTAATGGTGATTTTCTGTGGCTTTGACTACTTAGTATATGAATAAAACCTCTTTTCCACAAGAAAATGGCTATCATAAAACTGTTTAGTTTGACATTTGTATTAAGTCTAATTTAGCCTGTAATCTTTTTAAGTGCTTcacttctgttttggttttaaatgaaGAGTTTAGGATAGAGCTGGAACCAGTTGCTGGCTCTCCAGGAGTGCTGGTGTTTCAAATTTCAGAAGCATGGGAAGTGCCTCACTCAGTGAACCTTCATCTCACCTGGGAGCTCAATACACTGCTGGAGTCCTATAGTAATTAGTTCTATTTTAACTCCTGGCTGTTTTCTGGAGagttttgggttgggttttttgtgtttctgtaaaTCCTTATTTGCTGCTTTACCAGCTTGCTAGTTTTGACTAATTTTTGTCTTGCTTGATCTTGAAGTAAATACTAGCCAGCTGCTTGGGCCAGTTCACACAGTTTTGGTTTGCACAGGTCAACCATCttggccttttctttttttccagcctgTAGGGTTAAATATTTAAAGCTTGAATTCAAAGGTGCAATTCTTCAGCAGCATgttggtcaaaaaaaaaaagccctgtggTTCCCAAGATTTCTGGAATTAGCTTGTGGCATCCCATaatctgtttcagtgtgagctAGATCCTTCTTTCAAAGACCTGAGATGTGTTAACCTCCATGGGATGCACCAATGTGCCAGAACAACACCAACATTAATGGGAAGACCCTTTCTTCTGTCACTGTTTTTGTGTGTCCCAGTGTCTCATCTagataaaaatgttaataaattaTGACATATAAAAAGCACACTCACGTGGTGAAACCACACCTGGCTGAGAGACAGGGCTCTATTCCCATGGTTTTGTGTAAGGTCAGGCATCTCACCTGCTTTGAGGGATGAGGAAAGACTAGAGGATGTTACTTCCTTGCTCCTTTCCATAAAGCTGAGCCCACTTCTCCTTTTTGTAGTTGACTGACACTAAACTCTTAGCTCATTAATGAAAATGGCCTTTTATGACAATGGACAATGCTCTGCAGTAGAGGTAGCTGCTAAACCAAGCTGCTGAGTACAGAAATCCCTGAGGGAGAGTGTGTCAGAGGAAGTGCTGCACCAAAAAGGTGGGATTGCTTTTGGGACTTTGTggtgcagcacagcagagagcttTAGCTCCTCCTCTGCAAAGCAGGGCTGATGCTGCCCTCACACAAAGAGGTGGGGAGAGAATGGGATTGTACTGAAGTGAAAGGAGCAAGCACCACGATTACTTGaaatcaaacattaaaaaaataggtcAAAGCAGATTTTGGCCTCTAGATGGCATTTCTCAGCTAGATCTGCTTTGCAGCTTCAATCAGTCCCAAAAATGCTGACTCTCTGCCTTTGGAGTTCTAGGGGAGGGTTACTCATCTCCCTGTGTCTTTGGAGGACTGTCAAGGTAAGAGGTGAAAGTAACAACCAGAAGGTGCTACAGAAACAAGAGGCACTGGAAGTTCAGGTCTGCTGGATAAAAAGCAGCAGGCAATATGGATTCTCTCACGTGTCTGGGTAATACACAAAGGGTAAAACAGAGGTTTGTATAGAGATGAGCAGCGTCCCAGAGCAGGGCATGGAAAGAAGCATTGCATCACACTGAAGTTGGTTTGACTTGGTACTCCCTATATAATTAGGTCAGTTCCCAGCATTTCTTCTGGCAGGCTGACTAgcttctgttttccaaaacaaGTAAACAGGCATTGTTGCTGTGGTGGAGCCTGACATTGCTGTGCCTATACCCCTAGCCACAACAGAGGAGAAACCTGGCTTTATCCATAGCTTTTTCTATCCATGATCaagcttcttcctcctctcaaCCCATTTTCTCATTCTAATAAGCATCTGCATAAATCCCATCCTGTGTTTTCTGGGCAAGCCAATGAGATCCTTCTGGACTTTCCTGCCTATGATTTATTTGTCCTGGCAGCTCTTTGCAACCTGGATCTTGTGTGTATGTCAGCAAGCAAGCAGGAGCCTATGAAGCAAAATTGCCATCATCAAAATTCCCCTCAAGTGCCTAGGGTCAACTTGAGTTGCAAGGCATCCTTCTTGGTAATGCTGAACAGGAGCTGCTAAAGACTTCAAAGACTTTCCTAGAGCACTCTTGTCAAATTTCTTATCTCTCTCTCACTATGCCTTCCTTGCTTTTTCTTGCTGCAGTTCCTAATTTTGCTGACCTCAGACTGTTTTTGGTTTGACAAACAGTGGGAGAGATAAAGGAGATACCTTCTGTTGCTTATCCtggagaaaggagagggagggaaagcaTGTGAGAGGGAAAAAGGTGCTTTCAAAGTAAACAGGAACTCCATTTCTCTTCTTATAGAGAGATTGCAAAAGGAGCATATGCACAGGAGGAGTGTCAGTCTTTCAGTCTTGCCCTTAAGAGTGGAGGAGAAGCTCAGTgacaaaaaggagaaagggtGGCTTGGTTGTCATTACTTGAAACAAGTAAGAGAGGCACTTGATGAAAAAGCAGGTGAGAAATTATCTTGCATGTCCAGTGAGCAAAAAGGCATGGAGACAAATTTTAATCAAGACTGAGGTGGATATGTAGAGGGTTTCAGGTAGAGGATAATGTTTGCACCATGCAAGCATGTGGTTACCACTGTGGAAGCTCAGTAGCTCCAGGGCCTTACATAAATACTGGGACCTAACATGCATTACAGTGCTCAAACACAACCTTTGGTGACACTGTGAAAGGGGCACCTTTCGACTCAGATCCTTGCATGTGTTACATCTGCTGATGCTAGTGATCACCAAGCACTGGTATGAGTTTCCACACCTTTGAGCACAGGAGAGCCAAACATGGCATGAGtgggctgggctctgctccttGAGAGGATTGTCTGCCAGGTTTCGCTGGTGCTTGTGCAAGCCTTTGGAGAACGCCGGGGCCACGGGTGGAAGCGATGGTGCAACCTGGTCCTTACCTTATTATGGGACAGGGAAAGCAACTTGTTTGCCTCAGAGCCCAGAAGCAGCTTGCTGAGCTGGTGATGAGAAATAAATAAGCATCTCCCTACTTGCAACAGAGCATGTTTGAGGTGCTGCTGTTACCTGATTGCACATGTTTTACTGTCTTGGCAATGCCATCGGGCTGGTGCTTGGCCACAGCCTCTCTTTGCACTGCATTTGCTGACAAGATCGTTTTGTCTCAGTGCTGAGAGCTCCTGACCTCCTGTGCAGGTGTGTCTTCATGACCATGGGTGAGATTATTGTATTCTGGCCCTAAACAGTCAAGGATATGCGTTTCTTTTCTGCTACCTGCTATTAGGAAGGTGAGGTCTGGCGTTTTGGCAGTGCTTTGTAATGACACCTCATGAAAAACCGGTTTGATTCCCTTGTAACAAATGGGTGTAGTGGTTTTACACCCTTCTACTcatcacagctctgctcagtCTCTACTGAGGCTTTGGTTTTCTGTCACCTTTGCAAAGGCGTGAAGGACTGATGGAAGAACCACTTGCTTCCACCTTCAGGACAAGGATGGGGTCCAGGTAGTTACTTGGGAGAAAGTGTTCTtggaaaaaacaggaaatgCACCAGTGCTCAGTGCTCTGGAATGGTGGGGACTCATTTTTCATGACtagaaaataacaacaacaacaaaaagatgaagaatgtATTGTGGTAACTGTTCAAACACAAAGTGGCCTGGCCAGGGAGGCAGCATGCCTCTGGGCACAAATCTGCTGCTGTCAGAGGAATGACAAGCATTGCTATGCTACTTGCTACAGCCACCTTCCCCTAAAATTGTCTGCCT containing:
- the NSDHL gene encoding sterol-4-alpha-carboxylate 3-dehydrogenase, decarboxylating isoform X2, giving the protein MATRLRLALLPALQGVSVAFHCASPAPSSDNRELFYKVNFMGTKAVIEACKEAGVQKLVLTSSASVVFEGTDIKNGSEDLPYAKNPIDYYTETKILQEKEVLSANDPGNNFFTTAIRPHGIFGPRDPQLVPILIQAAKSGKMKFIIGDGKNLVDFTYVENVVHGHILAAENLQKDSPLCGKAFHITNDEPIPFWAFMSRVLTGLNYDPPKYHIPYWLAYYLALLLSLVLGVLSPLVTIKPTFTPMRVALAGTFHYYSCERAKRAMGYKPVVSLDEAIDRTVQSYPHLRRVKA
- the NSDHL gene encoding sterol-4-alpha-carboxylate 3-dehydrogenase, decarboxylating isoform X1, with translation MATRLRLAGKKCTVIGGSGFLGQHMVEQLLEKGYVVNVFDIQKRFDNDRVQFFLGDLCDKEALLPALQGVSVAFHCASPAPSSDNRELFYKVNFMGTKAVIEACKEAGVQKLVLTSSASVVFEGTDIKNGSEDLPYAKNPIDYYTETKILQEKEVLSANDPGNNFFTTAIRPHGIFGPRDPQLVPILIQAAKSGKMKFIIGDGKNLVDFTYVENVVHGHILAAENLQKDSPLCGKAFHITNDEPIPFWAFMSRVLTGLNYDPPKYHIPYWLAYYLALLLSLVLGVLSPLVTIKPTFTPMRVALAGTFHYYSCERAKRAMGYKPVVSLDEAIDRTVQSYPHLRRVKA